One part of the Vicia villosa cultivar HV-30 ecotype Madison, WI linkage group LG6, Vvil1.0, whole genome shotgun sequence genome encodes these proteins:
- the LOC131609271 gene encoding F-box/kelch-repeat protein At3g23880-like, whose protein sequence is MSDPPAKSRALPDAELPVSLPDELITEVLSFADAKTLMQMKCVSKFWNSIVADPKFVKLHFKRSAQNPHLALFLSKSHLDGDNSVVPFSVSRLVENPLITLPNNPCYGLRDKECRFVIGSCNGWLCLLGYSCLSEYRQIWFRFWNPATGKISQKLGYFWDHMLGLYTHFKFAFGYDNSSETYKIVLSILDEAANRTNVRVLTVGDNVWRSIQSFPAVSLPFRYTNPGVNDGVYLNGSLNWLALRHSFLSDGAHGWKSINVRQFVIISLDLGTETYRQLVPPFGFDALSPVEPSICILMGCLCFSHDDRRTDFVIWKMEEFGVEDSWAQLLRISYQDLQSMHHDVVDLQYSQWLPLHLSDHANTLILANKQESQAILYNVRDNTAVRTRITDEIQWFSAKVHIESLFSDILELQALQP, encoded by the exons ATGAGTGATCCTCCAGCTAAATCGCGTGCTCTGCCGGACGCCGAGTTGCCGGTAAGCCTCCCTGATGAACTTATTACTGAAGTTCTTTCCTTTGCCGATGCGAAAACTCTTATGCAAATGAAATGCGTATCCAAGTTTTGGAATTCTATTGTTGCTGATCCTAAATTTGTGAAGCTTCACTTTAAGCGATCTGCGCAGAACCCTCACCTGGCTCTGTTTTTGAGTAAATCCCACCTTGATGGGGATAACAGTGTTGTACCATTCTCTGTAAGTCGGTTGGTCGAGAACCCATTGATCACCCTTCCAAATAACCCTTGTTATGGATTAAGGGACAAGGAGTGCCGCTTTGTTATTGGTTCTTGCAATGGATGGCTTTGTTTGCTTGGTTATTCTTGCCTCTCTGAATACAGGCAGATTTGGTTCCGTTTCTGGAACCCTGCCACAGGTAAAATATCCCAAAAATTAGGGTACTTTTGGGATCATATGTTGGGCCTGTATACTCATTTTAAGTTTGCGTTTGGTTATGATAATTCATCGGAGACATATAAGATTGTGTTGTCGATTTTGGATGAAGCTGCAAATAGAACTAATGTGCGAGTTTTAACTGTGGGTGATAATGTTTGGAGATCTATTCAAAGTTTTCCTGCTGTTTCTCTTCCTTTCCGCTATACTAATCCTGGTGTGAATGATGGCGTGTATTTGAATGGTAGTCTTAATTGGTTAGCTCTTCGCCATAGCTTTCTATCTGATGGTGCTCATGGTTGGAAGAGCATTAATGTTAGACAGTTTGTGATTATTTCACTTGATCTGGGGACGGAGACCTACAGACAGTTGGTACCACCTTTTGGTTTTGATGCATTGTCACCTGTAGAGCCATCTATATGTATATTGATGGGCTGTCTTTGCTTTTCTCATGATGATAGGAGAACCGATTTTGTTATATGGAAGATGGAAGAATTTGGAGTTGAAGATTCTTGGGCTCAACTTCTTAGAATTAGTTACCAGGATCTTCAGAGTATGCATCATGACGTTGTTGACTTGCAATATTCTCAATGGTTGCCGTTGCACCTTTCTGATCATGCCAATACACTGATATTGGCTAACAAACAAGAAAGCCAGGCAATTCTATATAATGTAAGAGACAATACAGCAGTGCGAACTAGAATTACCGATGAAATACAATGGTTCTCCGCTAAGGTCCACATAGAAAGCTTGTTTTCTGACATTTTGGAA CTTCAGGCACTTCAACCCTAA